The stretch of DNA GCTGTTCACCCCAACAAAATTGCCGTTTTGCAAGATCATCCCCCCAGAATCGCCTTGGTTGATCCCGCCAAATTCGGTTGCATTGCTGACTTGCCACTTGATTGCTTCGAAGTCATAGATGCTGTAAGCGTTGTTGCTAACGGAGGTCACATCGCTCTTGACATAGCGGTGGTGGATGTAATTGGAATCCGGGCCGCCCGCGTTGAATCCCGGGCGCCAATAGAATCCAGAAACGTCGTTGTTTCCGTCGCGGAGATAGCGGGCACTGGAGCCATAACCGTAGTTGGTTGCCTCTCCCGTCCCCGGGGTCGCCAGATTCGGCAAGGCAATATTTGTGACAAAGTCGAGGAAATCCAGGTTGAGGTCATTCTGCTTTGCGCGGAAGCCTACAAATGCCAAATCGTCATTACCATCGGCCCCACCTAAAACGATCGAACTTTGCCAAAGGCCCCCGGGAACCAAATCCCACTTGTCCGTAGAACCCTGGAACTTCAGCTCGTCGATCGTCCCGGGACGGACTACGTGATCGGCCGTGGCAAAACATAAATTCAAATATGTTTCGTTGTTGACAGTGGAAGTGCCCACGTGGAACAACCCCCCTGACCCATAAGTGTTTCCGGACATCGTGATCCGGACCGAGGCGTTCATCGCATCGGTGGCAACATACTGCTCATAGGCTTCTCCGTCGCCACCGTTTGCGCCGACGACTGCAAAACTGGCCGAGGCGGCCGGGACCAAGGCAATTGCGACCATCGCCAATATGGCAATTCTGTGAATGCTTATCATTTTGTCTCCTTCTCCTTGTTTCCTCGCGCCAAACTGGCAAAAGCAAAGAATTCATATCCATAGTACTACAGTTTTTTGATGAATTGGGATGGCATGTAAAAATTTAACAATCCCGCCGGTTCCCCATGGGGAAACGGCGGGATTACCGGGTTTGAGTAGCAGGCTCAGCCCAGGTCGGCTTCGATGGTTTCCTGAACCTTGATGTCGATCCCGCGTTTGTTCAGCTCGCGCAAGAACGCGGTGCCGGTCATCGCCTCTTCATATTTGACTGCACCCTTTTGAACCCGGCCCTGCACAACCTCTTGGGCGATGATCGAGGTCGAGAAACCGGTGAGGCGTTCCATACTAGTGAACCCGGTTTCCTCGCACTGGCGGTCGAAGATGTCGATTTGGATCCGGGCCGGCCGATCGTTCTTAATCCCAACACCAACTCCCCGGACGGCACACAAATCGAGATCGACGAACTTGGCCAGCTCCGGACCGAAGACGGCATTGAAGACATCTTTCGGCGAGACTTCGACACCCTTGACGTTCACCTTGTCTTCCCGCCACAGGCCGAAATCTTTGTAAAGCCGCATTTTTTCCGCGTGGCCGGGGTGGCGGATCGTTTTGTATTCGTAGTTCTCCACTTTGCCGCGCAGCGTGTACGGGGCCGTCGAGGTACCGCCGGAGGTGACAAATGCTTCCATTTCGCCCAGTTGGTCGATCACCAGGCTTTCAACTTCGTGCAGCGTGGGAACCATGTGGATTTCACCGTTGCGCAACACGACGGCTTCATAATCGTATTCCGTCACCAAGCCTTCCATATTAAATGTCAGTTTGTAGTTGAAAGGCGGTTTGGGGTTTTGCGGCAACACGCCGCAATAGAGTTTCACAGACTGGCAGACATCCAGGTTCTCCACCATGTAAAGCCCCAAGTTGTTCACAAGCCCCGGTGCCAAACCCGTATCTGGGATCAGGGTCACTTCGGCTTCCTTGGCGGCTTGGTCCAGCGCGAGCGTCTGGTGGGTTATCTCCGTGTTGCCGCCCAAATCGACCATGTCCGTGATCGTATCGATGGCGACTTTGGCGATGTGCGGGTGCATCCAATAGGGCACACAGCTGACGACGATGTCCGCTTCGCTAAGGAACGACGTGAGGCTGGCAATGCCCATCGCGTCGACCTGAGCCGGGGTGCAGACATCGCGTCCCACCAATTGGTTGACCCGGTCGGCACTCCTCGTGGCCTGGTCGATGTCCATGTCGCCCATCAAGACCCGGGGGTCGTCGGCAAACATGGCGATGTCGTAGGCGGCGGCCGTGCCCTGCATTCCTGAACCGAGGATGGCGAACGTGTTTTGCATTGTCTTTCCTTGCTCCCCTTGTGCGCTGCAACTTTGAAGCCACACGGAGGTGGGCGCGGGAGCCAAGCGCTCGGAGGTTACCTAGGCCGGCTCCGCATTCTGCCTGGCATGTGGGCCGAACTACCGGACCCGGCCCCACCCCCAACTGTCCGGGTACCATCCGCGCCCGTGGGAGACCTGCACACAGGTCGGATTCACCACCGAGGCAACCATGGCCGCAAAAGCAAAAAAGAAAGCTAACCATTCGCAGCGCTTTACCGCGCTTGTCAAAGACCTGGACCGGGAACAACTGCACTCGATCGATTCGGCGATCGCGGGCGTCAAATCCAAAGCCAACGCCAAATTCGACGAAACCGTCGACATCGCCCTCAAGTTGGGGATCGATGCTCGCAAGAGCGACCAAAACGTCCGGGGCGTCACCACCTTGCCCCACGGCACCGGTAAAAAGAAATCGGTCGCCGTCCTTGCCAAAGGCGACGCCGCCAAAGAAGCCGAAGCCGCCGGTGCCGACTTCGTCGGCGACGAGGATCTGATCAAAAAGATCCAAGAAGGTTGGAAGGATTTCGACGTCATGGTCGCTGCCAGCGACATGGCCCCCCAAATCGGGAAGATCGGCCGGTTCCTGGGGACAAAAACCCCGAACAAGAAAAACGGCACTGTCACCGACGCCGTCGGCCAAGCCGTCAAGGAAATCAAATCCGCCGCCCGCGTGGAATACCGGATCGACAAAGCCGGCGTTGTGCACGTTCCCATCGGCAAGGTCAGCTTCACTGATGCTCAATTGAAGGAAAATGCCATCGCCCTCCTCGATGCTGTCATCCGGGCCAAGCCCAGTGCCAGCAAAGGCCGGTTCCTGCAATCGGTCACCATGAGTAGCACCATGGGGCCGGGATTCAAACTGGATCCGGTGGAAACAAGCAAGGCATCGGGCCACTAAGCCGGCTTTCCTGGCGCAACCGCGCGAGGTTTGACTCATGGATCCCCTGGCGATCACGCCGGGGGATCTTCTCTTTCCAACCCATTGGCGATCCGGATCAGATCGGGCCACCGCTCTTTGAGGTCGCTCGCCAACGGGGTGGCCGCCCGTGCCTCCGCCACCAGGCGCAAATCTACTTCTGCCATCACAATTTGTTCGCCAAAAGTTTCGGCTTGCACCACCCGGTTCCCAAAGGGATCCACAACTTGGCTACCCCCAGTCAGGCCCTTGCCCCCCTCGAACCCTGCCAGCATCGCCATCGCACAATAAACGCCGTGTTCGCCGCTTAGGGCCTCGAGCATGGCGTCGTACCGCAACAGGTTCCGCGGCTTGTCCCCTTGGAACTCGCGGGCTGGGCTCGCCGAATGCACCAACACCATCTGCGCCCCGGCCACGCAAAGTAGCGTCGCCAAAATGGAATGCCAAACATCTTCGCAAATCAACAGACCGAGACGGCCAAACCGCGTATCGACCACACCCAAGGCCGACCCCTCTTCGTGGAATCGGTGCTCGTCAAAGACCCCATAGGTCGGGAGGAAAAACTTCCGGTACACATGGCGGAGCACGGCACGGTCGCCAATCTCGATGTAGGCCGCCGAATTGTGGGGGCGGCGGGGCCCTTGTTCATAAAAACCAATGGCGACGTCTACCGGCTTTGGCAACCCCGTCAACCGGCCACCGAGTTCGCGCACCAAGTCTTCGGCCGGAAGGGCGAGGTTGTCCACCCCGCCCTCCAAAATGTAGCCGGTTGTTGCAGATTCGGGAAGCACACAAAGATCCGCCCCTTCCGATGCCGCCTGGCGGATTGATTCCGCCAAATGGTCGAAAGTCGAGCCCAAATCGCCCTTTGCCGGCTTGATTTGAAGGCAGGCGACTTGAAATGGCGTGGCGGCATCCGGCATTGCGCCGAGTTTACACGTTTGCCCGCTACGCCCCCGAGCAGGGGTGGTGGCGGATCCCCAACTTTGCATAATCGCCCCGGGGGATGTGGGACAAAAGCCGGTGCAACGTCGATTTTTCGCGCCCTTTGACATCCGGCGCAAATGTGCAGAGGATGAGCCGTTCTTTGGCTCTGGTGCAGGCGACGTACAGCAGCCGCAACTCTTCGTCGCCCTGCTCCGAACGGTTCAATGCGCGCACTGCATCGCACACCAGGTTTTTGCCTTTGAGCTGGGTGAACGCGACTCCGGCCCGGAAGTTTGCCTCCACCTTATCTTCCCGCTGTTTCACCCGGAAATCTGGGCCGTACAGGACGACATTCTCAAACTCCAAGCCTTTGGAACGGTGGGCCGTCATCAGCCGCACAACCGGGTCGCCCGGATCATGAAGTGGGGCCAAAGGCTCGCGTCCCGCAACCGCCTGGAGGTGGCGCAATCGGTCGGCTAGTTGGATTGGAGTCAAATCAGGCATTGCCGTCGCCAAAACGAGGAGCTTGCGGGCATTTGCGATGTTGCGTTCGCCATTGACCATCCGCCCCAATGCCGGCAGGTAAGGCGAGTAGGTGAAGGCCCGGTTCACGATCTCGAAGGCCGAAAACCGGTCGCAAAACGCCCGGACCCCTTTGAACCAGCCAAGGAATTCCTCGACTTTGTCGCGATCCCCTTCCACCGGGTAATCGAACCCTTCCAACTGCTCGTAAATCCCCGGCTTTTGGCCGAGCATGACCACCGAGTCCAGACTCAAGCCGACATAGGGGCTGTGGAGGAGGCAGGCCAGCGCATAATCGTTGCCCGAATCGGCGCAGCAATCCAACAGGTTGGCCATGTCCCTCGCCTCCATCCGTGTGAACAGCGATTCTGTGGAACCGGATGCCTCGCTGGCGATGCCCAAAGAATCCAATCGGTCTTTGATCGCCGCAAGCCCATACCGGCTTTGGGCCAGAACCACGACCTCACCTGGCGGGGTGCCCGATTCCAACATTTGCCCGACTATCCATGCCGCATCGCGGGCAGCCGTGTCCTTTTGGGATTCCACGACTTCCACCCCAGCAAACCCCGCAGGATCGCCATCCTTTCCAGAAGCCATCGGCTCATAAAAAACACCCCATTCGGCCGCAAACACGTGGTTCACAAATCCGACTATCCCGGGCTGTGAACGGTAATTTGCTTCCAGCCGGATCGCCTCGTCGTCCACACGGCTCAAGAACTCATCAACCGCCGAACCCCGGAACCCGTAGATCGACTGCTTCTGGTCGCCGACCGTCAGCGATCCCGAAACCCCCAAACTCTCCAAAAACCGGAACTGGTTGAGGTTGGCGTCCTGGGATTCATCCAAAAGGATGACTTTTGTCCTTTGACGGATGCGGTGCCGGATTTCCGGGTCTCCTTCCAACAAATCCAAAGCCCGGCGTTCCAGCAGGGCAAAGTCCATCTGGCCGCGGCTCTCCAGCCGCTGCTCGTAGATTTCCCACGCCTTGGCTCCCAGCTTGACCAGGCCAAGGAAAAGATCAACCTCTTGGTCTAACTCGATTCCAGAGAGGTGCCCCTTCGGATTGCGGCCATAGTTGCGGGCCTTCACCCCCAGGGGTTGCCCCCCACCACGGGGCCAATCAGGATCATCCACCAAACGGTCAAACATGGCAGAAACGTCGCCGGCACATGAAAATGTCTCACCGAGCCGGCGCCACGTCCACGCTTGGTTCCGGGCGGGTTCAACCAATAGTCCGATCACTTGGTGCCGCATCAGGGAATCCAAGTCCAAGAACGACTTCCACTTCCGCTTGCCGGCCGATGTTTGCCGGTAGGCACGGACTTCCGCCGTGTCGCAATCCGGGTGGCCCAGCGCCTCCCTCAGCGCCATATCCCACAGCCGCCCCGCGTCTGCTTCGCCGATGATCTCAAAGTCGGGGTCTAGCCCGCTCCAGACCGCATTTTCGCGCAGCACGCGTTCATAAAAACTGTGAATGGTTTGAATCGGGCCCGTCTCGGCTTCTTGCGCCGCAGAGTCCAACCCGCGTTTCCGGAGCTCGCGGCAGATCCGCAGCTTCATGCTGGCTGCGGCCCGGTGGGTGTAGGTGACTGCCAAGATCTCGGTTGGGGATAGGCCGACTTCCTCCACATAACGCAGATAGCGTTGCACGATGACTTCCGTCTTTCCCGCACCGGCACTGGCCACCACCACCAAATGGTCACGGCTGCTCGTGATCGCCGCGCGCTGCTGGTCGTTCCAGTTCACAAGCCCACCCCGTCGAACATCGACTGCTGCTCGCCGAATTCCCGGTGGCTCCGGCACAAGTCGCCGAGGCCGCAGTGGTCGCACTGGTTGCCCGGCGACGGGCGCGATTCCGCCAACGTGAGAGTCCGGCGGGCCCGGTTGATCGCCTCTTGGAAATGCGAATCGATGTTCCTGTCCTGATACTCGCCAGATTCGCTCACAAAAGAAGTATGGAAAATCCCGGACTGCCAAAATGAACGGGCGAGCCAACGGGCATCCTTGTTCTTGGTCAGCACGGCCCGGTCGCCTTCCAGCGAATCAACCATCACCGCAAAATCGGTGTGTGGTTTGGATCCCAAGGAGAACAAAAGCAGGGCCGCCAACAAAGAACTCTCGATGTCGTCGCCGGCATTGCTGAGGTAGCGCGGCACATACCCCCGGTACAAAAAGCCGATCCGGTGCGGCCCGGATTCGTAGATCGCGTCAAATTTAACCGAAAGGTGGATTGGGGGATCCCCTTTCAACTCCTTGCGGGTCTCAAGGCCTTCCACCAACCGGTACTCGTCCAAACCTAAGAGTTCCCGGGCCGCAAACTCCCGATCTACCCAGCCCTGGATGATCCGATCGACCGCATCGCGGAACAACACTGCCTCCCAATCATCCAAACGGTGGAGATGTTCGGCCAGTTTTTCTTCCGCCAAAGCCAGCAAAACTGCTTTTGCTTCCGTTTTGGATGGCTGCCGCACAAGGGCGGCCTCCGATGGCAAGCCCCGCATCAGGGAGATCGGCAAATTTCGGTCCGGGGTTCGGAAGATGGTGCGGTTACCGACCGAAGACCGGAACCCGCAGGAAGCGGCCTGCGCCAATTCGTAGACGGAAACCGATTTTGAAAAATCGGGCCGGACGGCCGCACGCGCACGTTCCGTTTGTAACCTTGCCGGTAAGAAATCGATCCTCGGCTGGGAAAGTGCATCGCACAACGCCCGATCCGGGGAATTCCGGCACTCGTCCGCCGGGGGCGTCAGCATCGACCGGGGGTGCGCCAGGGCCGTGTAGCTCGGCACGACGGATTTGACTTCCTCCAGATAAAACGTGGCGATGTTGTCCCGTTCCTCACCTGCGTCGGCATGGCTGAAAGTCAACGTCCTCCGAGCCGAAGCGCAAATCGAGGCGAATAGGCCACGTTCCCGCTGGGCATCGACTTCCGAACCAGGCAGCGGCTCATTCCCGGGGCATGCGGCATTCAAAATGGCCCGGTCGATGTCGTCCAATACTGGGTCTTGCCGACGCCGGCGGGGGAGGGTACCTTCCAGCATGTTCATGCAGAACAAATGGTCGAACCCCGTGAGTTCGTTTGGCGACGTGCAAAGCCGAATTGCGGCTTGCTCAGATTCCCAAACGATCTGCTCGTCCTTCCAAAGCCCATCCGCCAAAGAGATGAATCCTGCGAAATCCAACTCACTGCCCGAACGGTAGCTCAAGGTCGCGTCCCGGATCGTCCGCTGCATCACGGTCCAAGCCTTTTGGTCGCGCTCAACCGATTCGCGGGGGCCGGAGACGCTATGGTCGAGCACGGGTGTCCGTGACCACAACGTGTGGAGCATTTCCGCCCACACGCGCACGGGCTTCGCCGAATCCAGGGCCCGGCGCCTCCAATCGGCAAGCTGGCCAAGCCAGGCGGTCTCCTCGTTTTCCCCGACAAGGGCCGCAAAGCCTTCCCAAGGTTCCGGGTGGCCGGCCTGGAGGGCGACCAGTGCCTTTTCCAGAGAATCTCGCGCGCTGGGCGGCAACCGGAAGTAGCTGTTGGACAAGGGCTGCCGCATTCGCCGGATGTCCGCTCCCGCCATCGCATGCAAGAGCTCTAAGGTGACGGAGACGAATCCGTTGGCATGGAGGGGGCTCGCTCGCCGGCCCGCAACCGCCAGGCCGAGCCGGTCGGCTGCGCTCAAAAACACCGGAACCGTCTCTTGCCCGCCCCGGACGAACACGCCGATGGAACCGGGCTCGGCACCTGATTGCAGCAGCGATTGGATTCCGCGGATGACCCATTCGCATTCGCTCAGGGGGTCGCCCATCGTCTCGTGCCGGACGGCCAAGCGGCATCCACTGTCGGAGCCACTGTCCGAAAATAGCCGCGATGTCCAGTTTTCCGCCCCGGAAAGCTCTTCAGTCCAATCGTCGACGTCGCCCAACGAGGATGCCCAGGCGGCCTCGTAAGCAAACGCGGACGATTTGAGCCAAGCGGCCAACAGGCAATCGACGCGAATGCCCTGCCCGGCCAACCACTGGATCCATTCGTCATAGATTGGCGAGCGGCGGCCCGTCAACACTACCAAGAGGTGCTTGTAAGGGAACGGCCGCGCCGAGGTTTGCCGCAGGCAGAACTCCGCACGGGCACTGGCAAACTCCCGGTTGGCCGCGCGGGTTTGTTCAATATAGGCCCCGTAAAGGTCGGCTAATCTGCCGAGGCGTGTGGCCGATACGGGGTCGTCGCAGCTGTCCGCGGCCAGGCGCAAGTCATCGAGCTCAAACCGGTGGTACCGGAGCTCGGTCAGGGTGTTAGCGATGTTCCGAGCCAAACCAGCCGAATCCGCCGCCTTGTGCAAGACGTTGGAAAACGGGAACTCTGCCGCCGCCCGTTGAACGATGTGCAGGCTTTGGGGGCCGGTCAAACGGGGCAAACCCGTGTCGCCGCACATGGCGGCAAACCGCCCGACACAACTGCCGAACGGCAGCAATTCGTTGGCTTCCCCATCGCCAAGCAAGGATTTGGCGGCATAAAGGGCATTGTCCTCCAATGCCGTTACCACGGTTTCTTGGGTCACGAGCCGGGAAAGCGCTTGCTGCAGGCCCGCGCCGCCGGGGGGCACGATGACCACGCGGGGCCTTCGTTCTGCCATAGTAGGTTTACCATTATGCCCGTGGATCGGAAACCGGTTTGGACTTTGGCACGCCAAATTCCCGGCAATGTGGTTCCGGCGGCTTGCGCCGCGCCGTTTCTGATCCTTGCCGTGGACGAACTGGCCCGGCACGGGCCGACTCCAAAAGCGTTGGGTTTGGCCATTGCGTTCATCGCCGTGGGTTGGCTCGCCGTCAACTTTTTTGGACTGTTCGGCAACCGGGGACTCCGCAAGGCTGTGGAATTGGGATTCAAAGATTCTTACGCCTACGACCAGGCAGAAAAGTGGTTTGTCGGGTTCTCTCCACCAGGCCGAAAGGGACTTCTCGACCCGCATGAAGATTTAGGATTCCTGGTGTTCCGCCCGCAAGGCCTCGAATATTTCGGGGAGAGGCACCAATATCAAATTGCCTGGGAAGACATCCGATCCGTTCGCAAACGCCCCAACATCCACTCCATCCTCGGGCTAGGTGGTTGGGTCTCTGTGGAAGCCGAAGCCGCCGGGAAGCCCGTGCGCCTACTAGTGGAGCCCCGGGAACGGGCCACCCACTGGGGAAACGCCCGGATGCGCAAGAAACTGGTCAAGGCTATTTCCGATCACATTCCACCCCGGTAAATCTTGGGGGTATTTTCTCAGCATTCACCTGAAAATCCCTGGAGCAGTTCCCGATAGAAATACTGGGCTGAGGCAGTCGGCGGCCCGGAGCGTGGATGAACAGGTTTTTGAGAAAGACGGCAGATCGGACTGCTCGCGACCTCACAAAGGGGTACGAGCAGCGGCTGGTCGGGTCAGAGTTTTCCGTCCAGATCAGCGAAGGGATGGCCCACCAACGCGAACACCGGTTGCACATGGCCGAACCGATCTACGAAAAGGTGTTGGCATCCGACCCTGACAATGCCGACGCCCTCTACCTCTTGGCAACCGTCCGGCTCGCCCACAAGGATTTCGACGAAGCGGTCGCCTTGCTCCGCAGGCTCACCGAATCCCGCCCCCAGTTCGCCGATGCGTGGTCCAACCTCGGCTCGGCCCTGACCGGGCAAGGCAAGCACGAAGAGGCCATGGACGCGTTTCACCGGGCATTGGAAATCGATCCCGGGCTAAGCGACACCCATTATCATCTGGCGCAACTTTACGCCTCGCTGCAAGAGTGGCGGAATGCCGTCCAGCACTACCGCAAAGCCGTCAGCTACGACACCACCCACGCCCAAGCCTATACCGAGCTTGGACGGTGCTACTTGGAACTCAACGAGTTCGACGACGCGATGTCGGCTTGCCACTCGGCATTGTTGATCAACAAGAATTTCGTCCCCGCCTACAATGTTCTGGGGAAATCGCTGGCCGCGATGGGCCAAGTCAAGCATGCCGAGGAAGCCTTCACCACGGCAATCCGGCTCGACCCCCGGCACGCCGAAGCCTATGCCAACATGGGCCGCGTCTTCCTCAGCCTTGGCAAAGCCGCCCAAGCATTGGAAGCCTGTATCCAGGCTACCCAGCTCGACGACTCTCTGGCCAGCGCCTATTGCACCCGTGGCGAAGCCCTCCGGCGCCTTGGCCGCCTCGACGAGGCGATCCAAAGTTGCCAACGGGCGATTTTCGGCGGGCAAGAACTGGCCGAAGCCCACAACTGCCTCGGACTGATCTACCTGGATTCCAGCATGGTCGAAGAGGCGATCAAAAGCTTCAACAAGGCCCTGGAACTCAAACCCCATTACCGGGCCGCCGCAAGCAACGTCGTCGAAGCCCTTAGCTACAGCCCCGTTGCCGGGCCGGAAGCCATCAAACAGGCCGCCATGAATTGGGGCCACAACTTTGCCTTCAACGAGTTCGGGCCGCAATCTAAACCCCAAAAAATCCAGCGTTTAGGATTCCTCATCGGTCAAATCGAACAAACCGCCGCCGGTTATTGGCTGGAGGCCTTTCTGACGGGTCGCCACCCTGGCCGGTGCGACGTCTACGTCTATTCGAACGATGCCAACAACGGCCCCCACACGGATCGAATCCGGAGTTTGGCCAATGCTGTCCGCAGCGTGGTTGGCCTCGATGACATGACGACGACCGCCATCGTGCAAGACGACAAGATCGATGCCCTGGTGGATCTGACCGGGCACAGCACCGGGGGTCGGCTCGGGGCACTCATCAACTATGCCGCCCCGATCCAGATCGTCATCCCCACCGCCCCAACCACCAGCGGGCTCCCCACTGTCCAAGCATTTGTCGGCGACCAGGATTTTCTCCCGGACGGCAGCGACGAGTGGGTTTCGGAACAGGCCCTCCGGCTCAATCGCACCATTTTCGGGTTCCTGCAACCAGAAGTCGAAACGCCCCTTGCCCCCCCGCCTTGCACAAAAGGCGAACCCTTCACTTTCGGGAGCTTCAACCGCACCCGGAAAATCAACAAGGCCGCCGTGGAAACCTGGGCTGAAATCCTCCGCCAAGTCCCTGGGAGCCGTTTGGTGATGAAGGCCCGGACATTGGCATCGGGCAGCCTTCGGCGTCAGTACCTCGCCTGGTTCAAAGGCATGGACATCGACACCGACCGGATCGTCTTCCGGCAGAACTCGACCCGGGCGGCACATTACGCCAGTTTCAACCAAGTCGATGTCTCACTCGACACATTCCCGGTCACCGGTATGATGACGACGCTGGAATCGCTCTGGATGGGCGTGCCCGTGGTCAGCATGGCCCAAGACAGCTTGAACG from Armatimonadota bacterium encodes:
- a CDS encoding PEP-CTERM sorting domain-containing protein: MVAIALVPAASASFAVVGANGGDGEAYEQYVATDAMNASVRITMSGNTYGSGGLFHVGTSTVNNETYLNLCFATADHVVRPGTIDELKFQGSTDKWDLVPGGLWQSSIVLGGADGNDDLAFVGFRAKQNDLNLDFLDFVTNIALPNLATPGTGEATNYGYGSSARYLRDGNNDVSGFYWRPGFNAGGPDSNYIHHRYVKSDVTSVSNNAYSIYDFEAIKWQVSNATEFGGINQGDSGGMILQNGNFVGVNSYNTYIEGNDLNGLYRIYELGSNQGGNAFTQANIDWLNGRCMDFEAVPEPGTLALGAGLAALALRRRNRG
- a CDS encoding beta-ureidopropionase, producing the protein MPDAATPFQVACLQIKPAKGDLGSTFDHLAESIRQAASEGADLCVLPESATTGYILEGGVDNLALPAEDLVRELGGRLTGLPKPVDVAIGFYEQGPRRPHNSAAYIEIGDRAVLRHVYRKFFLPTYGVFDEHRFHEEGSALGVVDTRFGRLGLLICEDVWHSILATLLCVAGAQMVLVHSASPAREFQGDKPRNLLRYDAMLEALSGEHGVYCAMAMLAGFEGGKGLTGGSQVVDPFGNRVVQAETFGEQIVMAEVDLRLVAEARAATPLASDLKERWPDLIRIANGLEREDPPA
- a CDS encoding saccharopine dehydrogenase NADP-binding domain-containing protein, yielding MQNTFAILGSGMQGTAAAYDIAMFADDPRVLMGDMDIDQATRSADRVNQLVGRDVCTPAQVDAMGIASLTSFLSEADIVVSCVPYWMHPHIAKVAIDTITDMVDLGGNTEITHQTLALDQAAKEAEVTLIPDTGLAPGLVNNLGLYMVENLDVCQSVKLYCGVLPQNPKPPFNYKLTFNMEGLVTEYDYEAVVLRNGEIHMVPTLHEVESLVIDQLGEMEAFVTSGGTSTAPYTLRGKVENYEYKTIRHPGHAEKMRLYKDFGLWREDKVNVKGVEVSPKDVFNAVFGPELAKFVDLDLCAVRGVGVGIKNDRPARIQIDIFDRQCEETGFTSMERLTGFSTSIIAQEVVQGRVQKGAVKYEEAMTGTAFLRELNKRGIDIKVQETIEADLG
- a CDS encoding UvrD-helicase domain-containing protein, with product MNWNDQQRAAITSSRDHLVVVASAGAGKTEVIVQRYLRYVEEVGLSPTEILAVTYTHRAAASMKLRICRELRKRGLDSAAQEAETGPIQTIHSFYERVLRENAVWSGLDPDFEIIGEADAGRLWDMALREALGHPDCDTAEVRAYRQTSAGKRKWKSFLDLDSLMRHQVIGLLVEPARNQAWTWRRLGETFSCAGDVSAMFDRLVDDPDWPRGGGQPLGVKARNYGRNPKGHLSGIELDQEVDLFLGLVKLGAKAWEIYEQRLESRGQMDFALLERRALDLLEGDPEIRHRIRQRTKVILLDESQDANLNQFRFLESLGVSGSLTVGDQKQSIYGFRGSAVDEFLSRVDDEAIRLEANYRSQPGIVGFVNHVFAAEWGVFYEPMASGKDGDPAGFAGVEVVESQKDTAARDAAWIVGQMLESGTPPGEVVVLAQSRYGLAAIKDRLDSLGIASEASGSTESLFTRMEARDMANLLDCCADSGNDYALACLLHSPYVGLSLDSVVMLGQKPGIYEQLEGFDYPVEGDRDKVEEFLGWFKGVRAFCDRFSAFEIVNRAFTYSPYLPALGRMVNGERNIANARKLLVLATAMPDLTPIQLADRLRHLQAVAGREPLAPLHDPGDPVVRLMTAHRSKGLEFENVVLYGPDFRVKQREDKVEANFRAGVAFTQLKGKNLVCDAVRALNRSEQGDEELRLLYVACTRAKERLILCTFAPDVKGREKSTLHRLLSHIPRGDYAKLGIRHHPCSGA
- a CDS encoding 50S ribosomal protein L1; the encoded protein is MAAKAKKKANHSQRFTALVKDLDREQLHSIDSAIAGVKSKANAKFDETVDIALKLGIDARKSDQNVRGVTTLPHGTGKKKSVAVLAKGDAAKEAEAAGADFVGDEDLIKKIQEGWKDFDVMVAASDMAPQIGKIGRFLGTKTPNKKNGTVTDAVGQAVKEIKSAARVEYRIDKAGVVHVPIGKVSFTDAQLKENAIALLDAVIRAKPSASKGRFLQSVTMSSTMGPGFKLDPVETSKASGH
- a CDS encoding tetratricopeptide repeat protein; translation: MRKTADRTARDLTKGYEQRLVGSEFSVQISEGMAHQREHRLHMAEPIYEKVLASDPDNADALYLLATVRLAHKDFDEAVALLRRLTESRPQFADAWSNLGSALTGQGKHEEAMDAFHRALEIDPGLSDTHYHLAQLYASLQEWRNAVQHYRKAVSYDTTHAQAYTELGRCYLELNEFDDAMSACHSALLINKNFVPAYNVLGKSLAAMGQVKHAEEAFTTAIRLDPRHAEAYANMGRVFLSLGKAAQALEACIQATQLDDSLASAYCTRGEALRRLGRLDEAIQSCQRAIFGGQELAEAHNCLGLIYLDSSMVEEAIKSFNKALELKPHYRAAASNVVEALSYSPVAGPEAIKQAAMNWGHNFAFNEFGPQSKPQKIQRLGFLIGQIEQTAAGYWLEAFLTGRHPGRCDVYVYSNDANNGPHTDRIRSLANAVRSVVGLDDMTTTAIVQDDKIDALVDLTGHSTGGRLGALINYAAPIQIVIPTAPTTSGLPTVQAFVGDQDFLPDGSDEWVSEQALRLNRTIFGFLQPEVETPLAPPPCTKGEPFTFGSFNRTRKINKAAVETWAEILRQVPGSRLVMKARTLASGSLRRQYLAWFKGMDIDTDRIVFRQNSTRAAHYASFNQVDVSLDTFPVTGMMTTLESLWMGVPVVSMAQDSLNAGPARSLLRAVGHGDWICNSQDEYIQKAVEWSKDFAGLERMRSALRKEVILSPICDTQELFREFMDTVEELVRAS